Proteins from one Ramlibacter sp. PS4R-6 genomic window:
- the earP gene encoding elongation factor P maturation arginine rhamnosyltransferase EarP, which produces MLWDIFCRVIDNHGDIGVCWRLAAQLARRGERVRLRVDDASALAWMAPLGEPGVEVLPWSSHPGPGDVVVEAFGCELPQAFQALMAAQPRPPAWVNLEYLTAESFAERSHGLPSPVMAGAGAGLVKRFFYPGFTPRTGGLLREPGLVAAPAATNAVRRVSMFCYEPAAMPALITQLAASDEPTELLVTAGRATAAVRAVLGTSQRQGQLSVTYLPLMPQPGFDALLASCDVNFVRGEDSLVRALWAGQPFVWQLYPQHDAAHHAKLEAFLDWLDAPPAWRDFQRAWNGVTPALPVFEPRAWADTALAARQRLLAQEDLVTQLLRFVRQPANTSSAGS; this is translated from the coding sequence ATGCTCTGGGACATCTTCTGCCGCGTCATCGACAACCATGGTGACATCGGCGTGTGCTGGCGCCTCGCGGCCCAACTGGCGCGCCGGGGCGAGCGGGTGCGCCTGCGCGTGGACGATGCGAGCGCGCTGGCCTGGATGGCGCCGCTGGGCGAGCCCGGCGTCGAGGTGCTGCCATGGTCGTCCCACCCGGGCCCGGGCGACGTGGTGGTCGAAGCCTTCGGCTGCGAACTGCCGCAGGCCTTCCAGGCGCTCATGGCCGCGCAGCCGCGCCCGCCCGCCTGGGTGAACCTCGAATACCTCACGGCCGAATCGTTCGCCGAACGCAGCCATGGCCTGCCCTCCCCCGTCATGGCCGGCGCGGGCGCGGGGCTCGTCAAGCGCTTCTTCTATCCGGGCTTCACCCCGCGCACGGGTGGCCTCCTGCGCGAGCCCGGCCTTGTCGCCGCACCGGCTGCGACGAACGCTGTCCGGCGCGTCTCGATGTTTTGCTATGAGCCGGCGGCCATGCCCGCGCTGATCACGCAGCTCGCGGCGTCCGATGAGCCCACCGAGCTGCTGGTCACGGCCGGCCGCGCCACGGCTGCCGTGCGCGCCGTGCTCGGGACGTCGCAGCGCCAGGGGCAGCTTTCCGTCACCTACCTGCCGCTCATGCCGCAACCCGGGTTCGACGCCCTGCTGGCGTCGTGCGACGTGAACTTCGTGCGCGGCGAGGATTCGCTGGTACGCGCCCTGTGGGCCGGCCAGCCCTTCGTGTGGCAACTCTATCCCCAGCACGATGCCGCGCACCACGCGAAGCTGGAAGCCTTCCTGGACTGGCTGGACGCGCCGCCGGCCTGGCGCGACTTCCAGCGCGCCTGGAACGGCGTCACGCCTGCGCTGCCGGTGTTCGAGCCGCGCGCATGGGCCGATACCGCCCTCGCCGCGCGGCAGCGCCTGCTGGCGCAGGAAGACCTGGTGACTCAGTTGCTGCGTTTCGTGCGGCAGCCGGCGAACACGTCCAGCGCCGGCTCGTAG
- a CDS encoding phosphoethanolamine transferase: MTRRPAVHTETLLALAAVFMLLAGNGPWWRAALAQRPWSDPGTWVFAGAVFVTLACFYFAFTALLATRHTVKPLLALLLVLTAFASYFMERYAVYLDRPMIRNVFATNPKEAGELLGFRLAWHVFLFGVLPSAVIAWLRVAQRPWKRAVAVRLGFVAGAIALGTASLVLVFADAASLMRKNREMRWLITPGNIVAAVAAETFATNVAAGPKLPIAPDAKRDAAPGQRPMLFVLVVGETARAQNFSLNGYARETDPELKRRNVINFPDATACGTSTEVSLPCMFSAFGRSNYDERKILSHESVLHVLARAGVGVLWRDNQSGCKGVCEGLPQQQFEGFDEVLLDGMDRVLRDAKGNLLVVMHQLGSHGPAYYRRYPPAFARFLPACGTDELRQCPDAEIVNAYDNTILYSDHVLGRLIDWLAAQKTHDTGMLYVSDHGESLGESGLYLHGVPYAIAPAVQTRVPFVVWLSPALQQDAGIDDGCLRRRAQKAVSHDHLFHTLLGIFSVRTKAYEPALDVFAGCRTKRSN, encoded by the coding sequence ATGACGCGCCGCCCCGCGGTCCACACCGAAACGCTCCTCGCGCTGGCCGCGGTGTTCATGCTGCTCGCGGGCAACGGCCCGTGGTGGCGGGCGGCCCTGGCGCAACGCCCCTGGTCCGACCCCGGCACATGGGTCTTCGCCGGCGCGGTCTTCGTCACGCTGGCGTGCTTCTATTTCGCGTTCACGGCGTTGCTGGCCACCCGGCACACCGTCAAGCCGCTGCTGGCCTTGCTGCTGGTGCTGACGGCCTTCGCTTCGTACTTCATGGAACGCTACGCGGTCTACCTGGACCGGCCCATGATCCGCAACGTTTTCGCGACGAATCCCAAGGAAGCGGGCGAACTGCTGGGCTTCCGGCTGGCTTGGCACGTCTTCTTGTTCGGCGTGCTGCCGTCGGCGGTGATCGCGTGGCTGCGCGTCGCCCAGCGGCCGTGGAAGCGGGCCGTGGCCGTACGGCTCGGCTTCGTCGCCGGGGCGATCGCGCTGGGCACGGCCAGCCTGGTCCTGGTGTTCGCCGACGCCGCGTCGCTGATGCGCAAGAACCGCGAGATGCGCTGGCTCATCACGCCCGGCAACATCGTGGCGGCCGTGGCGGCGGAGACCTTCGCCACCAACGTCGCGGCCGGGCCGAAGCTGCCCATCGCCCCGGACGCGAAGCGCGACGCGGCGCCCGGCCAGCGACCGATGCTGTTCGTGCTGGTGGTGGGCGAGACCGCGCGTGCGCAGAACTTCTCGCTCAACGGCTATGCGCGCGAGACCGATCCCGAGCTGAAGCGCCGCAACGTGATCAATTTCCCGGACGCGACGGCATGCGGCACGTCCACCGAGGTCTCGCTGCCCTGCATGTTCTCGGCCTTCGGCCGCTCGAACTACGACGAGCGCAAGATCCTTTCGCACGAGTCCGTCCTGCACGTGCTGGCGCGCGCCGGCGTCGGCGTGCTCTGGCGCGACAACCAGTCGGGGTGCAAGGGCGTGTGCGAGGGCCTGCCGCAGCAGCAGTTCGAGGGCTTCGACGAAGTGCTTCTCGATGGCATGGACCGCGTGCTGCGGGACGCGAAAGGCAACCTGCTGGTCGTGATGCACCAGCTGGGCAGCCACGGCCCCGCCTACTACCGCCGCTACCCCCCGGCGTTCGCGCGTTTCCTGCCGGCCTGCGGCACCGACGAACTGCGGCAATGCCCCGATGCCGAGATCGTCAACGCCTACGACAACACCATCCTGTACTCGGATCACGTGCTCGGCCGGCTGATCGACTGGCTCGCCGCGCAGAAGACGCACGACACCGGGATGCTCTACGTCTCCGACCATGGCGAGTCGCTGGGCGAAAGCGGGCTGTACCTGCACGGCGTGCCCTACGCGATCGCGCCCGCCGTGCAAACGCGCGTTCCCTTCGTCGTGTGGCTGTCGCCGGCCTTGCAGCAGGACGCCGGCATCGACGACGGCTGCCTGCGCCGGCGCGCGCAGAAGGCCGTGAGCCACGACCACCTGTTCCACACCCTGCTCGGGATCTTCTCGGTGCGGACGAAGGCCTACGAGCCGGCGCTGGACGTGTTCGCCGGCTGCCGCACGAAACGCAGCAACTGA